One region of Cyanobium sp. M30B3 genomic DNA includes:
- a CDS encoding porin family protein yields MRNSRKAFLFVAAAAAAGSSLIAAPGRAGETVTDEAASTLAALPSAAATPAESQDTLISQSVIVDEAVVYEQGTGFYGTIGIGGTWANDITGNVKRRNRPNRSVELETEGGFALDAGVGYDFGPIRAELTYVYNRIGVDDITRPRNWRSTRTNGGNQNGIMASAYWDINTGSRWTPYIGGGIGWINQSMGNNTLVKSRNGNVVNRINTGDGSDDLFGWQAKAGVAYGVNWNTDIYAEAVYQGAESFRAGRTNWSALDNNWGFKIGARYRFGGPVVEEVVEETVITPAPAPAPRPQPAPAPVFQPEPAPIRGLW; encoded by the coding sequence ATGCGCAATTCACGCAAGGCTTTTCTTTTCGTGGCGGCAGCCGCTGCCGCCGGCTCCAGCCTGATCGCTGCGCCTGGGCGCGCCGGTGAAACCGTCACCGACGAGGCCGCCTCCACCCTGGCCGCCCTGCCCAGCGCAGCCGCGACTCCCGCCGAGTCCCAGGACACCCTGATCAGCCAGTCCGTGATCGTGGACGAAGCCGTCGTCTACGAGCAGGGCACCGGCTTCTACGGCACCATCGGCATCGGCGGCACCTGGGCCAACGACATCACCGGCAACGTCAAACGTCGTAACCGGCCCAACCGCAGCGTCGAGCTGGAAACCGAAGGTGGTTTCGCCCTTGACGCCGGTGTCGGCTACGACTTCGGCCCGATTCGTGCCGAGCTCACCTACGTCTACAACCGCATCGGTGTGGACGACATCACCCGCCCCCGCAACTGGCGCTCCACCCGCACCAACGGTGGCAACCAGAACGGCATCATGGCGAGCGCCTACTGGGACATCAACACCGGTAGCCGCTGGACCCCCTACATCGGCGGCGGCATCGGCTGGATCAACCAGTCCATGGGCAACAACACCCTGGTGAAGAGCCGCAACGGCAACGTTGTGAACCGGATCAACACCGGCGATGGCAGCGATGACCTGTTCGGCTGGCAGGCCAAGGCCGGTGTGGCCTATGGCGTGAACTGGAACACCGACATCTACGCAGAAGCCGTGTACCAGGGCGCTGAGTCGTTCCGGGCCGGCCGCACCAACTGGAGCGCCCTCGACAACAACTGGGGCTTCAAGATCGGTGCCCGCTACCGCTTCGGTGGCCCGGTGGTGGAAGAAGTGGTGGAGGAGACCGTGATCACCCCTGCCCCCGCTCCTGCTCCCCGTCCCCAGCCCGCTCCCGCTCCGGTGTTCCAGCCCGAGCCCGCCCCGATCCGCGGCCTCTGGTGA
- a CDS encoding threonine--tRNA ligase, producing the protein MPRTSESEQLLKIRHSMSHVMAMAVQKLFPQAQVTIGPWTESGFYYDFDSPDPFSEADLKAIRKEMIKIINRKLPLERVEVSRAEAEQRIKAQNEPYKLEILAGISEPITLYTLGEEWWDLCAGPHVANTSELNAKAFELESVAGAYWRGDENNAQLQRIYGTAWETAEQLAEYKRRKEEALRRDHRRLGTDLDLFSIEDEAGAGLVFWHPRGARMRLLIEDLWRELHFKAGYELLYTPHVADISLWKTSGHLDFYSESMFGPMQVDERQYQLKPMNCPFHVLTYASKLRSYRELPIRWAELGTVYRYERPGVMHGLMRVRGFTQDDAHVFCLPEQISDEILRILDLTEQILSTFDFRSYEINLSTRPEKSIGEDGVWELATQGLIEALDRKGWAYRIDAGGGAFYGPKIDLKIEDAIGRMWQCSTIQLDFNLPERFQLEYVAADGSRQRPIMIHRAIFGSLERFFGIMTENYAGDFPFWLAPEQIRLLPVTDGVRPYAEELLAQLQEAGVRATIDHSGDRLGKLIRNGEQMKIPVLAVIGAKEADSGQVSLRSRRDGDLGSVSAADLVSAARQANRERAAGLQP; encoded by the coding sequence CTGCCCAGAACGAGCGAGAGCGAGCAGCTGCTGAAGATCCGCCACTCGATGAGCCACGTGATGGCCATGGCGGTGCAGAAGCTGTTTCCCCAGGCCCAGGTCACGATCGGCCCCTGGACCGAGAGTGGCTTCTACTACGACTTCGACAGCCCCGATCCCTTCAGCGAGGCCGACCTCAAGGCCATCAGGAAGGAGATGATCAAGATCATCAACCGGAAGCTGCCGCTCGAGCGCGTTGAGGTGAGCCGCGCTGAGGCTGAGCAGAGGATCAAGGCCCAGAACGAGCCCTACAAGCTGGAGATCCTGGCCGGGATCAGCGAGCCGATCACCCTCTACACCCTGGGTGAGGAGTGGTGGGACCTCTGCGCCGGCCCCCATGTGGCCAACACCAGCGAGCTCAACGCCAAGGCCTTCGAGCTGGAGAGCGTGGCGGGGGCCTACTGGCGCGGCGACGAGAACAACGCCCAGCTGCAGCGCATCTACGGCACCGCCTGGGAGACCGCGGAGCAACTGGCCGAATACAAGCGCCGCAAGGAAGAGGCGCTGCGCCGCGACCACCGCCGCCTGGGAACGGATCTGGATCTGTTCTCGATCGAGGACGAGGCCGGCGCCGGCCTGGTGTTCTGGCACCCCCGCGGCGCCCGCATGCGCCTGCTGATCGAGGACCTCTGGCGGGAGCTGCACTTCAAGGCCGGCTACGAGCTGCTCTACACCCCCCACGTGGCCGACATCAGCCTGTGGAAAACCTCCGGCCACCTCGACTTCTACAGCGAGTCGATGTTCGGACCGATGCAGGTGGATGAGCGGCAATACCAGCTCAAGCCGATGAACTGCCCGTTCCACGTGCTCACCTACGCCAGCAAGCTGCGCAGCTACCGCGAGCTGCCGATCCGCTGGGCCGAGCTGGGCACCGTGTATCGCTACGAGCGTCCCGGCGTGATGCACGGCCTGATGCGCGTGCGGGGCTTCACCCAGGACGACGCCCACGTGTTCTGCCTGCCCGAGCAGATCAGCGATGAGATCCTGCGCATCCTCGATCTCACCGAGCAGATCCTCAGCACCTTCGATTTCCGCAGCTACGAGATCAACCTCTCCACCCGGCCGGAGAAGTCGATCGGCGAAGACGGGGTGTGGGAGCTGGCCACCCAGGGCCTGATCGAGGCGCTGGATCGCAAGGGCTGGGCCTACAGGATCGATGCGGGCGGCGGTGCCTTCTACGGACCGAAGATCGACCTCAAGATCGAGGACGCCATCGGCCGGATGTGGCAGTGCTCCACGATCCAGCTCGACTTCAACCTGCCGGAGCGCTTCCAGCTGGAGTATGTGGCCGCCGATGGATCGCGCCAGAGGCCGATCATGATTCACCGCGCCATCTTCGGCTCGCTGGAGCGGTTCTTCGGGATCATGACCGAGAACTACGCCGGCGATTTCCCCTTCTGGCTGGCCCCCGAGCAGATCCGCCTGCTGCCGGTCACCGATGGGGTGCGACCCTATGCCGAAGAGCTGCTGGCCCAGCTCCAGGAGGCTGGCGTGCGGGCCACGATCGACCACTCCGGCGATCGCCTCGGCAAGCTGATCCGCAACGGCGAACAGATGAAGATTCCCGTGCTGGCGGTGATCGGCGCCAAGGAGGCAGACAGCGGCCAGGTGAGCCTGCGCAGCCGCCGCGACGGGGATCTGGGCAGCGTTTCGGCGGCCGACCTGGTGAGTGCCGCCCGCCAGGCCAACAGGGAGCGGGCCGCCGGCCTGCAGCCATGA
- a CDS encoding alpha/beta fold hydrolase yields the protein MATPQSPPLVLVHGLWDTPRLFRRLEEELQGRRQPLLVPHLPHGLGQRPLLELATQLGRLVNQRFGPDQPVDLLGFSMGGVVGRCWIQLAGGAGRVRRLISVGSPQRGSLVAAPWPGRWLASIADMRPGSPLLRQLNGDLTALADVDCCSFWCLADTLVIPSWSGVLPLGRRQRLPVWHHKQLISSPAALGPIVAELLRP from the coding sequence ATGGCTACCCCCCAATCCCCGCCCCTGGTGCTGGTGCACGGCCTGTGGGATACCCCCCGCCTGTTCCGCCGGCTGGAGGAGGAACTCCAGGGCCGTCGCCAGCCCCTGCTGGTGCCCCACCTGCCCCATGGCCTCGGCCAGCGGCCCCTGCTGGAGCTGGCCACCCAGCTCGGGCGGCTGGTGAACCAGCGCTTCGGCCCGGATCAGCCGGTGGATCTGCTGGGTTTTTCGATGGGCGGCGTGGTGGGCCGCTGCTGGATCCAGCTCGCCGGCGGGGCCGGTCGCGTGCGCCGGCTGATCAGCGTGGGCAGCCCCCAGCGGGGCAGCCTGGTGGCCGCGCCCTGGCCGGGGCGCTGGCTGGCCAGCATCGCCGACATGCGGCCGGGCAGCCCGCTGCTGCGCCAGCTCAACGGCGACCTCACCGCCCTGGCCGATGTGGACTGCTGCAGCTTCTGGTGTCTGGCCGACACCCTGGTGATCCCCAGCTGGAGCGGCGTGTTGCCGCTGGGCCGCCGCCAGCGGCTGCCGGTGTGGCACCACAAGCAGCTGATCAGCAGCCCGGCGGCCCTGGGGCCGATCGTGGCCGAGCTGCTGCGGCCCTGA
- a CDS encoding M3 family metallopeptidase has protein sequence MAAASSPSPLLRGQGLPPFEAITAAQVDTAIPELLEQLNGELSQVEEQLERRLREADDGGMPLTWAEVMDPLHLLGERLRWSWGVVSHLNGVCNTPELRTAHQNQQGAVVAFGSRAGQSAVIYRALGQLLEQRQQLDATQLRILEAERRDMELRGVGLSGAEQEAFNAATAELAKLASDFGNHVLDATNGWSLTLTSEAELAGLPESLRELLAQAARDAGDEGWRLGLDMPRVVPFLKYSQRRDLRETVYRAQVARASSGELDNGPLIERILTLRGEQARRLGHASWAEVSLASKMAGSVAEVEQLLEELRAAAYPVAERELEELRAIARRHGAPEAADLKPWDVAYWAEKLRQESFELDSEALRPWFPLEQVLQGLFGLCQRLFDIRIVSTDPGEAPTWHPDVRYFRVLDGASGAPLAAFYLDPFSRPGSKRGGAWMDECLGRSTSRAGEPVLPVAYLICNQSPPVGDTPSLMTFEEVETLFHEFGHGLQHMLTTVERPQAAGINNVEWDAVELPSQFMENWCYDRATLMGMARHWQSGEPLPEAEYQKLLAARTFMGGSATLRQVHFALTDLRLHSEWSPECSQSPEQLRREIARTTTVLEPIPEDAFLCAFSHIFAGGYSAGYYSYKWAEVLSADAFSAFEEVGLDVEDEVVATGRRFRDTVLSLGGSRSPAEIFEAFRGRPPSSEALIRHSGLVGA, from the coding sequence ATGGCCGCCGCCTCCAGCCCTTCACCCCTGCTGCGGGGGCAGGGCCTTCCCCCGTTTGAGGCCATCACCGCCGCGCAGGTGGACACGGCCATCCCCGAGCTGCTGGAGCAGCTCAACGGCGAACTCAGCCAGGTGGAGGAGCAGCTGGAGCGCCGCCTGCGTGAGGCCGATGATGGCGGTATGCCCCTCACCTGGGCGGAGGTGATGGACCCCCTGCACCTGCTGGGCGAGCGGCTGCGCTGGAGCTGGGGGGTGGTGAGCCACCTCAATGGGGTGTGCAACACGCCCGAACTGCGCACGGCCCACCAGAACCAGCAGGGGGCGGTGGTGGCCTTCGGCAGCCGGGCCGGCCAGAGCGCCGTGATCTATCGGGCCCTGGGCCAGCTGCTGGAGCAGCGCCAGCAGCTCGATGCCACCCAGCTGCGCATCCTCGAGGCCGAGCGCCGCGACATGGAGCTGCGCGGCGTGGGCCTCAGCGGAGCAGAGCAGGAGGCCTTCAATGCCGCCACCGCCGAGCTGGCGAAGCTGGCCAGCGACTTCGGCAACCACGTGCTCGACGCCACCAACGGCTGGAGCCTCACCCTCACCAGCGAGGCGGAGCTGGCCGGCCTGCCCGAGAGCCTGCGCGAGCTGCTGGCCCAGGCCGCCCGCGATGCAGGCGACGAGGGCTGGCGCCTGGGGCTCGACATGCCCCGGGTGGTGCCCTTCCTCAAGTACAGCCAGCGCCGCGACCTGCGCGAAACGGTGTACCGGGCCCAGGTGGCCCGGGCCTCCAGCGGCGAGCTGGACAACGGGCCCCTGATCGAGCGCATCCTGACGCTGCGGGGCGAGCAGGCCCGGCGGCTGGGCCATGCCAGCTGGGCCGAGGTGAGCCTGGCCAGCAAGATGGCCGGCTCGGTGGCGGAGGTGGAGCAGCTGCTGGAGGAGCTGCGCGCGGCGGCCTATCCGGTGGCCGAGCGGGAGCTGGAGGAGCTGCGCGCCATCGCCCGCCGCCATGGCGCCCCGGAAGCCGCCGACCTCAAACCCTGGGATGTGGCCTACTGGGCCGAGAAGCTGCGCCAGGAGAGCTTCGAGCTCGACAGCGAGGCGCTGCGCCCCTGGTTCCCGCTGGAGCAGGTGCTGCAGGGGCTGTTCGGCCTCTGCCAGCGCCTGTTCGACATCCGCATCGTGAGCACCGATCCCGGCGAGGCCCCCACCTGGCACCCGGATGTGCGCTACTTCCGCGTGCTCGACGGCGCCAGCGGCGCCCCCCTTGCCGCCTTCTATCTGGATCCCTTCAGCCGGCCCGGCAGCAAGCGCGGCGGCGCCTGGATGGATGAGTGCCTGGGCCGCAGCACCAGCCGCGCCGGCGAGCCCGTGCTGCCGGTGGCCTACCTGATCTGCAACCAGAGCCCGCCGGTGGGCGACACCCCCAGCCTGATGACCTTCGAGGAGGTGGAGACCCTCTTCCACGAGTTCGGCCACGGCCTGCAGCACATGCTCACCACCGTGGAGCGGCCCCAGGCCGCGGGGATCAACAACGTGGAGTGGGATGCGGTGGAGCTGCCCAGCCAGTTCATGGAGAACTGGTGCTACGACCGCGCCACCCTGATGGGCATGGCCCGCCACTGGCAGAGCGGCGAGCCCCTGCCCGAGGCCGAGTACCAGAAGCTGCTGGCCGCCCGCACCTTCATGGGCGGCAGCGCCACCCTGCGCCAGGTGCACTTCGCCCTCACCGACCTGCGCCTGCACAGCGAGTGGAGCCCGGAGTGCAGCCAGAGCCCGGAGCAGCTGCGCCGCGAGATCGCCCGCACCACCACCGTGCTGGAGCCGATCCCCGAGGACGCCTTCCTCTGCGCCTTCAGCCACATCTTCGCCGGCGGCTACTCGGCCGGCTACTACTCCTACAAGTGGGCCGAGGTGCTCAGCGCCGACGCCTTCAGCGCCTTCGAGGAGGTGGGCCTCGATGTGGAAGACGAAGTGGTGGCCACCGGCCGCCGCTTCCGCGACACCGTGCTGTCGCTGGGCGGCAGCCGCTCACCGGCGGAGATCTTCGAGGCCTTCCGCGGCCGGCCGCCCAGCAGCGAGGCCCTGATTCGCCACTCGGGCCTGGTGGGCGCCTGA
- a CDS encoding phosphotransferase: protein MVNPSQDRGAPTEPSGLQDRPSPALQEIAEAFALPAAVTAIEPLGQGNVNDTYRVSCAARAGASAQFVLQRLNTSVFERPEWVMANLARLGEHAAGRPWPQPERPRRWELPQLLPTRDGGEGDAGTWLRRGADCWRMLSFVADTTSPDTVLSDAHAAEVGRALGGFHRLVHDLPCEQLHDTLEGFHVTPGYLHHYDQLLEQGAAGAGTGSGKPEAESWCHRFIAERRNLAPVLEQARASGQLQPRPIHGDPKVNNVLLDRRSGQAVALVDLDTVKPGLLHYDIGDALRSGCNPAGEETSDLASVQFDPGRCRAMLAGYLELARPILSAADLELIPTAARLLSFELGLRFFSDHLAGNRYFRCRHRGHNLQRALVQFTLTERVEAQQGELEELVRELSAG, encoded by the coding sequence ATGGTCAACCCGTCCCAGGACCGCGGCGCCCCGACAGAGCCCAGCGGGCTGCAGGACCGCCCCAGCCCAGCCCTGCAGGAGATCGCCGAGGCCTTTGCCCTGCCCGCCGCCGTGACGGCGATCGAGCCCCTCGGCCAGGGCAATGTGAATGACACCTACCGGGTGAGCTGCGCCGCCCGGGCCGGGGCGTCTGCCCAGTTCGTGCTGCAGCGCCTGAACACCAGCGTGTTCGAGCGGCCGGAGTGGGTGATGGCCAACCTGGCCCGGCTGGGCGAGCACGCCGCCGGTCGGCCCTGGCCCCAGCCCGAGCGGCCGCGCCGCTGGGAACTCCCCCAGTTGCTGCCCACCCGGGACGGCGGCGAGGGGGATGCCGGTACCTGGCTGCGCCGCGGCGCCGACTGCTGGCGCATGCTCAGCTTCGTGGCGGACACCACCAGCCCGGACACCGTGCTCAGCGATGCCCACGCCGCCGAGGTGGGCCGGGCCCTGGGCGGGTTCCACCGGCTCGTGCACGACCTGCCCTGTGAGCAGCTGCACGACACCCTCGAGGGGTTCCACGTGACCCCGGGCTACCTGCACCACTACGACCAGCTGCTGGAGCAGGGGGCGGCAGGGGCCGGCACGGGCAGCGGCAAGCCAGAGGCGGAGAGCTGGTGCCACCGCTTCATCGCCGAGCGCCGAAACCTGGCGCCGGTGCTGGAGCAGGCGAGGGCCAGCGGGCAGCTGCAACCGCGGCCCATCCACGGCGACCCCAAGGTGAACAACGTGCTGCTCGACCGCCGCAGCGGCCAGGCCGTGGCACTCGTGGATCTGGACACGGTGAAGCCGGGCCTGCTGCACTACGACATCGGCGACGCCCTGCGCTCCGGCTGCAATCCGGCCGGGGAGGAGACCAGCGACCTGGCCAGCGTGCAGTTCGACCCCGGCCGCTGCCGGGCGATGCTGGCGGGCTACCTGGAGCTGGCCCGGCCGATCCTCAGTGCAGCCGATCTGGAGCTGATCCCCACAGCGGCGCGCCTGCTCAGCTTCGAGCTCGGCCTGCGCTTTTTCAGCGATCACCTGGCCGGCAACCGCTACTTCAGGTGCCGCCATCGCGGCCACAACCTGCAGCGGGCCCTGGTGCAGTTCACCCTCACCGAGCGGGTCGAGGCCCAGCAGGGTGAGCTGGAGGAGCTGGTGCGCGAACTCAGCGCCGGATGA
- a CDS encoding homoserine kinase, giving the protein MVRPKVGQGVVVHVPATTANIGPGFDCLGVALDLDNVFELRCVEGGSHRFDLIIEGSEGAHLRGGPDNLVYRSAQRVWKEAGEEPVGLEARVRLAVPPARGLGSSATAIVAGLMGANALVGEPLSKEKLLELAIDIEGHPDNVVPSLVGGLCMTAKAASHRWRVVRCEWSSEVVAVVAIPAIRLATSEARRAMPKAIPVADAVINLGALTLLLQGLRSGNGDLISDGMHDRLHEPYRWGLIVGGTKVRDAALEAGAWGCVISGAGPSLLALCTAERAEAVARTMLLAWHKAGVESRTEVLHVQQEGSRWQPLPDR; this is encoded by the coding sequence ATGGTGCGGCCCAAGGTTGGCCAGGGTGTTGTGGTTCACGTGCCGGCCACCACGGCCAACATCGGCCCGGGGTTCGACTGCCTCGGGGTGGCCCTCGACCTCGACAACGTGTTCGAACTCCGCTGCGTGGAGGGGGGCAGCCACCGCTTCGACCTGATCATCGAGGGCAGCGAAGGCGCCCACCTGCGCGGCGGTCCGGACAACCTGGTGTACCGCTCGGCCCAGCGGGTATGGAAGGAGGCGGGTGAGGAGCCGGTGGGCCTGGAGGCCCGGGTGCGCCTGGCCGTGCCGCCGGCCCGCGGCCTGGGCAGCAGCGCCACCGCCATCGTGGCCGGCCTGATGGGGGCCAATGCCCTGGTGGGTGAACCGCTCAGCAAGGAGAAACTGCTCGAGCTGGCGATCGACATCGAGGGCCATCCCGACAACGTGGTGCCATCCCTGGTGGGTGGTCTGTGCATGACGGCCAAGGCCGCTTCCCACCGCTGGCGGGTGGTGCGCTGTGAATGGTCGAGCGAGGTGGTGGCTGTGGTGGCGATCCCCGCCATCCGACTGGCCACCAGCGAGGCACGCCGGGCCATGCCCAAGGCGATTCCGGTGGCCGACGCGGTGATCAATCTCGGGGCTCTCACCCTGCTGCTGCAGGGATTGCGCAGCGGCAACGGCGATCTGATCAGCGATGGCATGCACGACCGCCTGCATGAGCCCTACCGCTGGGGATTGATCGTGGGGGGCACCAAGGTGCGCGATGCGGCGCTGGAGGCGGGAGCCTGGGGCTGCGTGATCAGTGGCGCAGGGCCGAGCCTGCTCGCCCTCTGCACGGCGGAGCGGGCCGAGGCCGTGGCTCGCACGATGCTGCTGGCCTGGCACAAGGCCGGGGTGGAAAGCCGCACCGAAGTTCTGCATGTGCAGCAGGAGGGCAGTCGCTGGCAGCCCCTGCCCGATCGCTGA
- a CDS encoding NAD(P)H-quinone oxidoreductase subunit 4, translating to MDASLPSQAFPWLSLIVLLPAAVALVMPLLPGDGSDPRLPRTLALGTLAVDLGLMLVCFSQHFNGASSELQLVERLSWVPALGLEWSLAADGLSAPLVVLSGLVTLLSVAASWNIGRKSRLYFALMLVQASAQCLVFLSQDFLLFFLAWELELVPVYLLIAIWGGKQRQYAATKFILYTATASLLILVSGLALAFNGPFTFNLAELASRSPGGTFGLLCYLGFLVGFGVKLPMFPLHTWLPDAHGEANAPVSMLLAGVLLKMGGYALLRFNVQMLPEAHLTLAPALVVLGIVNIVYGALNAFAQDNVKRRIACSSVSHMGFVLLGIGAIDALGISGAMLQMISHGLIAAAMFFVTGVFYERTETLSIPNMGGLAKALPITFAFFLASCLASLALPGMSGFVSEITVFLGVTANDGFTTGFRVITIVLAAIGLVLTPVYLLSLCRRVFFGPRIPALASTGDMRPRELLIGLTLLVPTLVIGFWPRVAIDLYEASTNALSTQLLAGVSVAAGRFTPFA from the coding sequence ATGGACGCCTCCCTGCCCAGCCAGGCCTTCCCCTGGCTCAGCCTGATCGTGCTGCTGCCGGCGGCCGTGGCCCTGGTGATGCCGCTGCTGCCCGGCGATGGCAGCGACCCGCGCCTGCCCCGCACCCTGGCCCTCGGCACCCTGGCCGTGGACCTGGGGCTGATGCTGGTGTGCTTCAGCCAGCACTTCAACGGCGCCAGCAGTGAGCTGCAGCTGGTGGAGCGGCTCAGCTGGGTGCCGGCCCTGGGCCTCGAATGGTCGCTGGCGGCCGATGGTCTCTCGGCGCCGCTGGTGGTGCTCTCCGGCCTGGTGACCCTGCTCTCGGTGGCCGCCAGCTGGAACATCGGCCGCAAGAGCCGGCTCTACTTCGCCCTGATGCTGGTGCAGGCCTCCGCCCAGTGCCTGGTGTTCCTCTCCCAGGACTTCCTGCTGTTCTTCCTGGCCTGGGAACTGGAGCTGGTGCCGGTGTACCTGCTGATCGCCATCTGGGGCGGCAAGCAGCGCCAGTACGCCGCCACCAAGTTCATCCTCTACACGGCCACCGCCTCGCTGCTGATCCTGGTGAGCGGCCTGGCCCTGGCCTTCAACGGCCCCTTCACCTTCAACCTGGCCGAGCTGGCCAGCCGCAGCCCCGGCGGCACCTTCGGCCTGCTCTGCTACCTGGGTTTCCTGGTGGGCTTTGGCGTGAAGCTGCCGATGTTCCCGCTGCACACCTGGCTGCCCGATGCCCACGGCGAGGCCAATGCGCCGGTGTCGATGCTGCTGGCCGGCGTGCTGCTGAAGATGGGCGGCTACGCCCTGCTGCGCTTCAACGTACAGATGTTGCCCGAGGCCCATCTCACCCTGGCGCCGGCCCTGGTGGTGCTGGGCATCGTCAACATCGTGTACGGCGCGCTCAACGCCTTCGCCCAGGACAACGTCAAGCGCAGGATCGCCTGCAGCTCGGTGAGCCACATGGGCTTCGTGCTGCTGGGCATCGGCGCCATCGATGCCCTGGGCATCAGCGGGGCGATGCTGCAGATGATCAGCCACGGCCTGATCGCGGCAGCGATGTTCTTCGTGACCGGGGTGTTCTACGAGCGCACCGAAACCCTGTCGATTCCCAACATGGGCGGGCTGGCCAAGGCCCTGCCGATCACCTTCGCCTTCTTCCTGGCCAGCTGCCTGGCCTCGCTGGCGCTGCCGGGGATGAGCGGCTTTGTGAGCGAGATCACCGTGTTCCTGGGCGTGACCGCCAACGACGGCTTCACCACGGGCTTCCGGGTGATCACGATCGTGCTGGCGGCCATCGGCCTGGTGCTCACCCCGGTGTACCTGCTCAGCCTCTGCCGGCGCGTGTTCTTCGGCCCCCGGATTCCGGCCCTGGCCAGCACCGGCGACATGCGGCCCCGGGAGCTGCTGATCGGCCTCACCCTGCTGGTGCCCACGCTGGTGATCGGCTTCTGGCCGCGGGTGGCCATCGACCTCTACGAGGCCAGCACCAATGCCCTCTCCACCCAGCTCCTGGCTGGGGTGAGCGTGGCGGCAGGTCGGTTCACCCCCTTCGCCTGA
- the glk gene encoding glucokinase codes for MTTLLAGDIGGTKTLLALYTLAGQQLERLAEERYSSADWDDLTPMVRRFLSTAGQSLPGREAQPAAACFAVAGPVQGGRARLTNLPWLLDQTALAAAIGMASGRVELVNDFAVLIYGLPHLKPQQQAVVRSGCGDPDGTLLVLGAGTGLGVAYGLRTPQGLVALASEAAHAEFAPRSEEEWRLKRWLQADLGVERLSIERVVSGTGLGQVGRWLMQERHADGSHPLQRNPPADLPAAMAEAAAAGDALARDALDLWLGAYGSVVGDLALTGLSRGGIWLAGGTAGKLLRALGQASFAQAFLAKGRLAPVLEKLPITAITDPAIGLYSAACRARMLLKGSAAAPAS; via the coding sequence ATGACCACCCTGCTGGCCGGCGACATCGGCGGCACCAAGACCCTGCTGGCCCTCTATACGCTTGCAGGCCAGCAGCTCGAACGGCTGGCTGAGGAGCGCTACAGCTCAGCGGACTGGGACGATCTCACCCCGATGGTGCGGCGGTTCCTCAGCACAGCTGGCCAGTCCCTGCCAGGCCGTGAGGCCCAGCCGGCGGCGGCCTGCTTCGCGGTGGCGGGGCCGGTGCAGGGGGGGCGGGCCCGGCTCACCAACCTGCCCTGGCTCCTCGACCAGACCGCCCTCGCCGCCGCCATCGGCATGGCCAGTGGCCGGGTGGAGCTGGTGAATGATTTCGCCGTGCTGATCTACGGGCTGCCACACCTGAAGCCGCAGCAGCAGGCTGTGGTGCGGTCAGGCTGTGGGGATCCTGACGGCACCCTGCTGGTGCTCGGTGCCGGCACCGGCCTGGGTGTGGCCTACGGCCTGCGCACCCCCCAGGGGCTGGTGGCCCTGGCCAGTGAGGCGGCCCATGCCGAATTTGCCCCGCGCAGCGAGGAGGAATGGCGGCTGAAGCGCTGGCTCCAGGCCGATCTGGGTGTGGAGCGCCTGTCGATCGAGCGGGTGGTGAGTGGCACCGGTTTGGGCCAGGTTGGACGCTGGCTGATGCAGGAACGTCACGCCGATGGCAGCCATCCCCTGCAGCGCAATCCGCCAGCAGACCTGCCCGCGGCAATGGCCGAGGCGGCAGCTGCCGGCGATGCCCTGGCCCGGGACGCGCTGGACCTGTGGCTTGGGGCCTATGGCAGCGTGGTGGGCGACCTGGCGCTCACCGGCCTCAGCAGGGGCGGCATCTGGCTGGCGGGAGGAACGGCCGGAAAGTTGCTGCGGGCCCTGGGCCAGGCCAGCTTTGCGCAGGCGTTCCTGGCCAAGGGGCGGCTGGCCCCCGTGCTGGAGAAGCTGCCGATCACGGCCATCACCGATCCGGCGATCGGCCTGTACAGCGCCGCCTGCAGGGCCCGCATGCTGCTGAAGGGATCAGCCGCCGCGCCCGCAAGCTGA
- a CDS encoding DUF2605 family protein, giving the protein MSAVPPPGHPESGADLLNHLLGSLLDDFRVWFERGDTLLDCCPDAVMSAVERQQLRAEIETASRELAAASALRNATSSPVALSLETLAPWHQLVMRLWGLSARLRALQVPLPQLHWPEPPAFPG; this is encoded by the coding sequence ATGAGTGCCGTGCCACCCCCTGGCCATCCGGAGTCCGGGGCCGATCTGCTGAATCACCTGCTGGGCTCGTTGCTGGACGACTTCCGCGTCTGGTTTGAGCGGGGCGACACCCTGCTGGATTGTTGCCCGGACGCCGTGATGTCGGCGGTTGAGCGCCAGCAGTTGCGGGCGGAGATTGAGACGGCCAGCCGCGAACTGGCGGCCGCCTCGGCCCTGCGCAACGCCACCAGCTCGCCGGTGGCCCTCAGTCTGGAGACCCTGGCCCCCTGGCACCAGCTGGTGATGCGGCTGTGGGGGTTGTCGGCCCGACTGCGGGCCCTGCAGGTGCCCCTGCCCCAGTTGCACTGGCCGGAGCCTCCGGCCTTTCCGGGCTGA